A segment of the Streptomyces sp. P9-A2 genome:
CCGCGCTTACTTCGGAGTCCCGGATTCCGTCAGGGCCCCGGACGGCTCGCCGGTGAACGCCGTGCGCGGGCTGCTCGACTTCATCGACCGCCTGGTCAGGGACCATCACCCGGACGATCTGGTGGCGTGCATGGACGCCGACTGGCGCCCGGCGTGGCGGGTGGAGCTGATCCCCTCCTACAAGGCGCACCGCGTGGCCGAGGAGCGCCCGTCGGGCCCCGACGAGGAGGTGGTGCCCGACACACTGTCCCCCCAGGTGCCGGTGATCGAGGCCGTCCTGGACGCCATCGGCATCGCGCGCGTGGGTGTCGACGGGTACGAGGCGGACGACGTGATCGGCACCTTCACCGCGCGGGCGCGCGGTCCGGTGGACATCGTCACCGGCGACCGCGACCTGTACCAGCTGGTGGACGACGCGCGTGGGGTGCGGGTGCTGTATCCGCTCAAGGGTGTCGGCACGCTCCAGATCACCGACGAGGCCGTGCTGCGCGAGAAGTACGGCGTGGACGGCGCGGGGTACGCGGACCTGGCGCTGCTGCGCGGCGACCCGAGCGACGGCCTGCCGGGCGTGCCGGGGGTGGGCGAGAAGACGGCCGCCAAGCTGCTGGCCGAGTTCGGCGACCTGGCCGGGATCCTGGCGGCGGTCGACGATCCGAAGGCCAGGCTCACCCCGGCCCAGCGCAAGCGCCTCACCGAGGCGCACCCGTATCTGGCGGTCGCCCCGAAGGTCGTCCGGGTCGCGGACGACGTCCCGCTCCCGGAGGTCGGCACGACACTGCCACGGACCCCGCGCGACCCGGACGCCGTACGGGAACTGACGGCCCGCTGGGGTCTCGGCGGCTCCCTGGAGCGGCTGCTGACGACCCTCGCGCGGTAGGGGCCGCCGCCGTGCGCACGGGTAATCGCCGGACAAAGATGTTAACTTAGGTAAACCTAACTAAGTGACAG
Coding sequences within it:
- a CDS encoding 5'-3' exonuclease, whose product is MRSVTGRLMLLDTASLYFRAYFGVPDSVRAPDGSPVNAVRGLLDFIDRLVRDHHPDDLVACMDADWRPAWRVELIPSYKAHRVAEERPSGPDEEVVPDTLSPQVPVIEAVLDAIGIARVGVDGYEADDVIGTFTARARGPVDIVTGDRDLYQLVDDARGVRVLYPLKGVGTLQITDEAVLREKYGVDGAGYADLALLRGDPSDGLPGVPGVGEKTAAKLLAEFGDLAGILAAVDDPKARLTPAQRKRLTEAHPYLAVAPKVVRVADDVPLPEVGTTLPRTPRDPDAVRELTARWGLGGSLERLLTTLAR